Below is a window of Verrucomicrobiota bacterium DNA.
TTCCAGAAATTTCGGGGGAAACCCAGGCCTTTACGACTCGATTGAGCGCAAACGGGGTTTCAGGAAGTCCAGAAAAGTCCGTCGTGGTCTGCCACGAAGGGAGTGGAGCTAGAGGTGATTCCGCTTCGTCGGAACTCCGCAAAAAAGCGAAACCCGCAGCGAGCAAACAGCCCGCAAAGAATCCAACACCAAAAATTCGAACCCGCTGGGATTGTTTCACAGTGGCTTATTTTGACGCAAGAGCTTGGGCGTCTCGCTCTTGCTTGCCTTTTACAAAACAAAGAACGATGGCTACGCCCGACGCCCAGACACCAGCCAAAATTGCCCCGACCCGGGCTCCGGTGATTGCGAGCTCGCCGAAGGTCATTGAAGGCATAAACAGTTTCCCAAGAAGTGAAAATGCAGCTGACCCTGCAAATGCTCCGCAGGCGATGATGATCAAGACATAGGAGATGAAGCGGAACGCCCAGAGTAAAATCAGTTTGGCCCAGTATTTCGTTGAGCGAATCATTCAGCGGCGGCTTTCCCGCTAGGGTGTTTCTGTTGAGCGGTGATCTGCCGACTCTTTCTTGCCGCGTCTTTCTTTCGGGCAAGTTCCCGCATATCGACTGCGACGTCATCAGGCTCAAAAATTTCCTGTCCAAGGATAGATTCCATGACGTCCTCCATAGTCAATACGCCGGTAACAGATCCGTATTCATCCACCACAATGCCAAGCTGTTGATTGTTCTTCAAAAACATCTGAAGGGCATCTGAGGCGGTAGCGTTTTCTGGGACGAAAATGGTTTCTGAAATCAAGTCACCTACCGTGCAGTCGTCAGTGCCCTCCGCGAGTCGGGCGAGGATATCCCTTCGACGAACTACCCCGATAATCTCATCAATACTTTCCTCGTAAACGGGAATTCGGGCGAACGGGATATTCTTAAAGTCGTGAATGACTTCCTCGATGAGCGTGTGCTTTTCGAGAGCGGTTACCACGGTCCGAGGCGTCATGATGTCGCTAACGGAGATCGTATCCAAGCGAAGGGTGTTGGTGATCATCCGGCGTTCACTCTCAGTCAGGTCGCCTTCTTTAGCACTCTTCTCTGCGAGCAGCAGAATCTCTTCATCCGGAGTCTCGTTCGATGGCTGTGGTTTTACGAAAAAGCGAACAGCGATCTTGCAAAGGTAGGACACAGGGAGCATGACCAAGCGAATCCAGTGCAGAGGGAAGACGAGGATAGGCTGAAGGGTCGGGCGATAGAGGACCCCAACATTCTTCGGGATCACTTCGGAAAAAATTAGGATACCGAAAACCAAAGCGGCCGAGAAATAGATGACATTCTCTTCCCCTAGTGCGGTTGCCGCCAAAGCACCACTCACACTGGCACCGGCAGTGTTGGCTATGGTGTTCAGGCTAAGGATTGCCGAAGTCGTTTCCTCGATATCCAGCTTGAAGTGCTCCAAGCGCGCCCCGATCGAAGGATGGCGCTG
It encodes the following:
- a CDS encoding hemolysin family protein produces the protein MENAILYLFLAVAFTVCISALCSVLEAMILSTTTTEIEGLKQRHPSIGARLEHFKLDIEETTSAILSLNTIANTAGASVSGALAATALGEENVIYFSAALVFGILIFSEVIPKNVGVLYRPTLQPILVFPLHWIRLVMLPVSYLCKIAVRFFVKPQPSNETPDEEILLLAEKSAKEGDLTESERRMITNTLRLDTISVSDIMTPRTVVTALEKHTLIEEVIHDFKNIPFARIPVYEESIDEIIGVVRRRDILARLAEGTDDCTVGDLISETIFVPENATASDALQMFLKNNQQLGIVVDEYGSVTGVLTMEDVMESILGQEIFEPDDVAVDMRELARKKDAARKSRQITAQQKHPSGKAAAE